A window of Streptomyces gilvosporeus contains these coding sequences:
- a CDS encoding antibiotic biosynthesis monooxygenase: MNTEKNVAAAATAIIGQKVLPGVEREFESWQEDLNAAAAYYPGFLGAETSPPTPLQPDWVVVYRFDSVAHLQEWINSATRQTYLDVGAKYFDGPATQQVVSSGTQSLDPLVTVVATHRVHPNQVDDFLAWQHHMVQEESKFEGFRGTELFRPIEGLQEEWTTLYRYDSAEHLDAWLTSPQRQEILAEGEKFSDFNLRTIDNSFGSWFAFEGNGKEAPPPPSETRTSLAIWVGLYPTVVLLTLALSPLHLPLWIGLLVGNLLSSFIMSFLTMPYYVNPLLGRWLRPAPDEPAVRSNLRGLGVVAAVMVFWAVVFYLVTVRFWTLP, from the coding sequence ATGAACACCGAAAAGAACGTAGCCGCCGCGGCGACGGCGATCATCGGCCAGAAGGTCCTGCCCGGTGTGGAGCGGGAGTTCGAGTCGTGGCAGGAGGACCTCAACGCCGCGGCCGCCTACTATCCCGGTTTCCTCGGCGCCGAGACCTCCCCGCCGACACCGCTGCAACCCGACTGGGTCGTCGTGTACCGGTTCGACTCGGTGGCGCACCTCCAGGAGTGGATCAACAGCGCGACCCGGCAGACGTATCTCGACGTCGGCGCCAAGTACTTCGACGGTCCGGCGACCCAGCAGGTGGTCAGCAGCGGCACCCAGTCACTGGATCCGCTGGTCACCGTGGTGGCCACCCACCGCGTCCACCCGAACCAGGTCGACGACTTCCTCGCCTGGCAGCACCACATGGTCCAGGAGGAGAGCAAGTTCGAGGGGTTTCGCGGCACCGAGCTCTTCCGTCCCATCGAGGGGCTTCAGGAGGAATGGACCACGCTGTACCGCTACGACAGCGCCGAGCACCTCGATGCCTGGCTGACATCGCCCCAACGGCAGGAGATCCTCGCGGAGGGCGAGAAGTTCAGCGACTTCAATCTGCGCACGATCGACAACTCGTTCGGCAGCTGGTTCGCCTTCGAGGGCAACGGCAAGGAGGCACCGCCGCCGCCCTCCGAGACCAGGACCTCCCTCGCCATCTGGGTCGGCCTGTACCCGACGGTCGTGCTGCTGACGCTCGCTCTGTCCCCGCTGCACCTGCCGCTCTGGATCGGCCTGCTCGTGGGCAACCTGCTGTCGAGTTTCATCATGAGCTTCCTGACCATGCCCTACTACGTGAACCCGCTGCTCGGGCGGTGGCTGCGGCCGGCGCCGGACGAACCGGCGGTAAGGAGCAACCTGCGTGGCCTCGGTGTCGTCGCGGCGGTGATGGTGTTCTGGGCCGTCGTCTTCTACCTCGTCACGGTCCGGTTCTGGACGCTGCCCTGA